Proteins encoded by one window of Salmonirosea aquatica:
- a CDS encoding DUF1353 domain-containing protein, with protein MTQWPQINIRKTRPGEGNPRKTDQFITTEDFAYFHPLVGRRVVPAGFVTDGLSVPQVFWPLVPPHGIGFPAAVVHDDCYINQVGVIGNGSFFNEARRMADSAFYEHLILLGMPRWEARLAYFMVSRFGERAFRRYRKPVDVWESKD; from the coding sequence ATGACCCAGTGGCCCCAGATCAACATCCGCAAGACGCGGCCGGGGGAGGGCAATCCCAGGAAGACCGACCAGTTCATCACCACCGAGGACTTTGCCTACTTCCACCCGCTGGTGGGCCGCCGCGTGGTGCCGGCCGGTTTCGTGACCGACGGGCTGTCGGTGCCGCAGGTGTTCTGGCCGCTGGTGCCGCCGCACGGCATCGGGTTTCCGGCCGCCGTCGTGCACGACGACTGCTACATCAACCAGGTGGGCGTGATCGGCAACGGGAGCTTCTTCAATGAGGCCCGGCGTATGGCCGACTCGGCTTTTTACGAACACCTGATTTTGCTGGGCATGCCCCGCTGGGAGGCTAGGCTGGCCTATTTCATGGTGTCGCGCTTCGGGGAGAGGGCCTTCCGGCGCTACCGCAAGCCGGTGGATGTGTGGGAATCAAAAGACTGA
- a CDS encoding phage head spike fiber domain-containing protein, whose translation MSIRKIEVQTVGTVQVPATPTGPRGPKGWTPVFLSLNDGARRLVRITGWTGGVAPVPATGFLGPAGLTDTLADATDFAPRGLLSVAQDPDANLVLHYNDGTSQTIPAYFADVLAKAAEVDADAIAVELTRQFLVQLRDALVVTAGEVDADAQAVELTRQFLVNLQTALNATAAEVDADAIAVELTRQFLVQLRDALVVTAGEVDADAQAVELTRQFLVNLQTALNATASEVDADAQAVELTRQFLVALQEAVNLTAALIGDTQNSINGTATQIEAKRVEVNNLTNQAAAIVFNGSTDWPTVPPLSSWHCDSGELDPRLELAFTGNLTTCDRRGILRSAPQAARALHYDALTGKCLGLPVWPSSENVLLRSGNLSVSPWVVTGAGAVAQQADGYLITLDNTQADILFSQTSAIPAAGETWTGSIVLKAGSIADIGKEVVLQLRRVGGTYIQSSVSIVLAEEYQTVSVKVTLGSDNTGGLRYCIVKAGSNPAAAIIAKMPGLEKKTLRTPHIPTADVPASRGNASVYMLGRAFESVYDKREWTQVIECDMLEAGGVEDFLYNTTGAPNSVYSIRRSANSTIVILVRSNALSGDYVLGSFPGTGILKVAARFKKGAFAASMNGGAVVSTSHNDLGTNTTAGWYGSFSGIPVQGKYLREITTYGPGITDSQLVALSRI comes from the coding sequence ATGAGTATACGGAAAATTGAGGTGCAAACCGTGGGGACGGTGCAAGTGCCCGCCACGCCCACCGGCCCCCGCGGGCCCAAGGGCTGGACGCCGGTGTTTCTCTCCCTGAATGATGGGGCGCGCCGTCTGGTGCGCATCACGGGCTGGACCGGGGGCGTGGCCCCCGTGCCCGCCACGGGCTTTTTGGGGCCGGCCGGGCTGACCGACACCCTCGCCGACGCGACGGACTTCGCCCCGCGCGGGCTGCTGAGCGTGGCCCAGGACCCGGACGCCAACCTGGTGCTGCACTACAACGACGGCACCTCCCAGACCATCCCGGCCTACTTCGCCGACGTGCTGGCCAAGGCCGCCGAAGTGGATGCCGACGCCATAGCCGTCGAGCTCACCCGGCAGTTCCTGGTGCAGCTGCGCGACGCGCTGGTGGTGACCGCCGGCGAGGTGGACGCCGATGCCCAAGCCGTGGAGCTGACCCGGCAGTTCCTGGTCAACCTGCAAACCGCCCTGAACGCCACCGCCGCCGAAGTGGATGCCGACGCCATAGCCGTCGAGCTCACCCGGCAGTTCCTGGTGCAGCTGCGCGACGCGCTGGTGGTGACCGCCGGCGAGGTGGACGCCGATGCCCAAGCCGTGGAGCTGACCCGGCAGTTCCTGGTCAACCTGCAAACCGCCCTGAACGCCACCGCCAGCGAGGTAGACGCCGATGCCCAGGCCGTGGAGCTCACCCGGCAGTTCCTGGTGGCTTTGCAGGAGGCGGTGAACCTGACGGCGGCCCTGATCGGCGACACCCAGAACAGCATCAACGGCACGGCCACCCAAATCGAGGCCAAGCGGGTGGAAGTCAACAACCTGACCAATCAGGCCGCAGCGATCGTCTTCAATGGCTCGACCGATTGGCCGACCGTGCCGCCCTTGTCTTCGTGGCATTGCGACAGCGGCGAACTGGACCCGCGTCTGGAATTGGCCTTTACGGGCAACCTGACCACCTGCGACCGACGCGGGATACTCCGTTCGGCTCCACAGGCGGCCAGGGCATTGCACTACGACGCCTTAACAGGAAAATGCCTGGGTCTGCCCGTATGGCCGAGTTCCGAGAATGTGTTGCTTCGATCCGGCAATCTTAGTGTATCACCCTGGGTAGTAACAGGGGCGGGGGCGGTCGCCCAACAGGCCGATGGCTACCTCATTACGCTCGATAACACACAGGCGGACATACTATTTTCCCAGACGAGCGCAATTCCCGCTGCTGGCGAAACCTGGACGGGCTCGATTGTGCTGAAAGCGGGCTCGATAGCCGATATTGGAAAGGAAGTGGTACTGCAACTTCGTCGGGTAGGTGGCACATACATACAGTCTTCCGTTAGTATCGTCCTGGCGGAAGAGTACCAGACAGTTTCGGTCAAGGTGACACTCGGATCGGACAACACAGGCGGGTTGCGATACTGTATTGTTAAGGCAGGAAGTAATCCGGCTGCCGCCATAATAGCGAAAATGCCGGGGCTGGAAAAAAAAACATTGCGCACACCCCACATTCCGACAGCCGACGTGCCTGCTTCGCGTGGCAACGCCTCGGTCTACATGCTGGGCCGTGCCTTCGAGAGCGTCTACGACAAGCGAGAATGGACACAGGTGATCGAATGCGATATGCTGGAAGCGGGAGGGGTGGAAGACTTCTTATACAACACCACCGGCGCACCTAACAGCGTGTACTCGATAAGGCGGTCTGCCAATAGCACTATCGTGATCCTGGTCCGCAGCAACGCGCTGTCGGGCGATTACGTCCTGGGCAGCTTTCCAGGAACAGGGATATTGAAGGTTGCAGCTCGCTTTAAGAAGGGAGCCTTCGCAGCCAGCATGAACGGTGGGGCGGTGGTATCCACCAGCCACAATGACCTGGGCACCAATACGACAGCGGGCTGGTACGGCAGCTTTTCCGGCATTCCCGTACAGGGGAAATATCTACGGGAGATTACCACTTATGGCCCAGGCATCACAGACTCGCAACTCGTAGCCCTTTCACGAATATAA